The following proteins are encoded in a genomic region of Alnus glutinosa chromosome 8, dhAlnGlut1.1, whole genome shotgun sequence:
- the LOC133875592 gene encoding ribonuclease J isoform X2 → MVMKITLVIPALDSRTPIFASSFTMELIKKRLKENGIFLPSRLKLFRTRRKFMAGPFEIEPITVTHSIPDCCGLVLRCADGTILHTGDWKIDETPLDGKVFDREALEELSKEGVTLMMSDSTNILSPGRTISESVVADALLRQISAAKGRVITTQFASNIHRLGSIKAAADLTGRKLVFVGMSLRTYLDAAWKDGKAPIDPSTLVKVEDIDAYAPKDLLIVTTGSQAEPRAALNLASYGSSHSLKLSKEDVILYSAKVIPGNESRVMKMLNRLSEIGSSIVMGKNEGLHTSGHAHRGELEEVLQIVKPQHFLPIHGELLFLKEHELLGRSTGIRHSCVIKNGEMLGVSHLRNRRVLSSGFTSLGKENLQLMYNDGDKAFGTSTELCIDERQRIASDGIIVISMEILRPQNVDGLSENSLKGKVRITTRCLWLDKGKLLDALHKAAHAALSSLPVNCPLAHMERTVAEVLRKMVRKYSGKRPEVIAIAVENPSAVLTDELNERLSGKSHVGFGISALRKVVDGHPKENQSDRTNAEEDITIRHSVKPSQQNLEGEGTELERLLPEEDTTTSSSSSAEGLLSDSGDSDDFWKAFIASSSHVDKVAKANNGFVARSKEVLQVEKDGIEGSKDESLELSNAQPISSKPVKRNKWKPEEVKQLIHLRGELNSRFQVVKGRMALWEEISGSLLSDGITRSAGECKSRWASLVQKYEETKSGNKSKKSWPYFEEMDRILSDIDAVATK, encoded by the exons ATGGTCATGAAGATCACATTG GTAATACCAGCTTTGGATTCTCGTACGCCAATATTTGCGTCTTCCTTCACGATGGAG CTTATTAAAAAGCGTCTAAAGGAGAATGGGATTTTTCTTCCATCTAGACTTAAGCTATTTCGAACGAGGAGGAAGTTTATGGCTGGTCCATTTGAAATAGAGCCTATCACGGTCACCCATTCTATTCCTGATTGTTGTGGATTAGTTCTTCGCTGTGCTGATGGTACGATTCTTCATACTGGGGACTGGAAG ATTGACGAAACACCATTAGACGGTAAAGTTTTTGATCGTGAAGCTTTGGAGGAACTTTCAAAAGAAGGAGTGACATTG ATGATGAGTGACTCAACAAATATTCTCTCACCTGGAAGGACAATTAGTGAATCTGTAGTGGCAGATGCATTGTTGAGGCAAATTTCAGCAGCTAAAGGAAGGGTTATTACAACTCAGTTTGCATCAAATATACACCGCCTTGGAAGTATAAAAGCTGCTGCTGATTTAACTGGCAGAAAATTG GTATTTGTTGGCATGTCCTTAAGAACATATCTGGATGCAGCTTGGAAGGATGGAAAGGCACCTATTGATCCATCAACTTTG GTGAAAGTTGAGGATATTGATGCCTACGCTCCAAAGGATTTGTTAATTGTCACGACTGGCTCTCAA GCAGAACCACGTGCTGCCCTAAATCTTGCATCATATGGAAGTAGCCATTCTCTCAAACTGAGCAAGGAAGATGTAATCTTGTACTCAGCTAAG GTAATCCCTGGCAATGAATCTCGAGTGATGAAAATGTTAAACCGGTTATCAGAGATTGGATCTTCCATTGTAATGGGTAAGAATGAGGGCCTGCATACATCTGGTCATGCGCATCGTGGAGAATTG GAAGAAGTACTTCAAATTGTGAAGCCACAACATTTTTTGCCCATACACGGAGAACTCTTGTTTCTGAAAGAGCATGAATTGCTTGGAAGATCAACTGGTATCCGACACAGTTGT GTTATAAAGAATGGGGAGATGCTTGGGGTCTCTCATTTGAGAAACAGAAGAGTTCTTTCTAGTGGTTTCACTTCCCTAGGGAAAGAGAATTTGCAG TTGATGTATAATGATGGTGATAAAGCCTTTGGTACATCAACAGAACTTTGCATTGATGAGAGACAAAGAATTGCATCAGATGGCATTATAGTGATCAG TATGGAAATTTTACGCCCTCAAAATGTAGATGGCCTGAGTGAAAATAGCTTGAAAGGGAAGGTAAGAATCACTACAAGATGCTTATGGCTTGACAAAGGGAAGCTCTTAGATGCACTCCATAAAGCTGCTCATGCTGCACTTTCGAGTCTTCCTGTGAATTGTCCTCTAGCTCACATGGAAAGAACTGTGGCTGAGGTATTGAGGAAGATGGTAAGGAAATACAGTGGTAAAAGACCTGAAGTCATTGCCATTGCTGTGGAGAACCCTTCAGCAGTTCTCACCGATGAGCTGAATGAAAGGCTCTCTGGCAAGTCTCATGTTGGTTTTGGGATATCAGCATTGAGAAAAGTAGTTGATGGACATCCAAAAGAAAATCAGTCCGATAGGACAAATGCAGAagaagacataaccattagacATTCCGTGAAACCTTCACAACAAAATTTGgaag GTGAAGGTACTGAACTCGAAAGATTACTACCTGAGGAAGACACCACAACTTCAAGTTCCAGCTCTGCAGAAGGACTTTTATCTGATTCCGGGGATTCAGATGACTTCTGGAAAGCTTTCATTGCATCATCGTCGCATGTTGACAAAGTGGCAAAAGCTAACAATGGTTTTGTTGCACGCTCAAAAGAAGTGTTGCAGGTTGAGAAAGATGGTATTGAAGGTAGTAAAGATGAGTCCTTAGAATTGTCAAATGCTCAGCCAATATCCTCCAAGCCTGTGAAGCGGAATAAATGGAAACCTGAGGAGGTGAAGCAGCTAATTCATTTGCGTGGGGAATTAAATAGCAGATTCCAAGTTGTGAAGGGGAGAATGGCCCTCTGGGAAGAGATATCTGGAAGCTTGTTGTCTGATGGGATCACACGAAGTGCAGGGGAATGCAAATCTCGCTGGGCATCTCTGGTTCAGAAATACGAG GAGACCAAGAGTGGGAACAAAAGCAAGAAGAGCTGGCCATATTTCGAGGAAATGGACAGAATTTTGTCTGATATTGATGCAGTGGCAACGAAGTGA
- the LOC133875592 gene encoding ribonuclease J isoform X1: protein MHSAFPEGFAISQRPRMAAFGALSLCPYSPLCRPNPTRKRSVSCSLGSQTSIGTGGSKLPRKRMGRKEGPKKSMEDSVQRKMEEFYEGSDGPPLRVLPIGGLGEIGMNCMLVGNYDRYILIDAGVMFPDDELGVQKIIPDTTFIKRWSHKIEAVVITHGHEDHIGALPWVIPALDSRTPIFASSFTMELIKKRLKENGIFLPSRLKLFRTRRKFMAGPFEIEPITVTHSIPDCCGLVLRCADGTILHTGDWKIDETPLDGKVFDREALEELSKEGVTLMMSDSTNILSPGRTISESVVADALLRQISAAKGRVITTQFASNIHRLGSIKAAADLTGRKLVFVGMSLRTYLDAAWKDGKAPIDPSTLVKVEDIDAYAPKDLLIVTTGSQAEPRAALNLASYGSSHSLKLSKEDVILYSAKVIPGNESRVMKMLNRLSEIGSSIVMGKNEGLHTSGHAHRGELEEVLQIVKPQHFLPIHGELLFLKEHELLGRSTGIRHSCVIKNGEMLGVSHLRNRRVLSSGFTSLGKENLQLMYNDGDKAFGTSTELCIDERQRIASDGIIVISMEILRPQNVDGLSENSLKGKVRITTRCLWLDKGKLLDALHKAAHAALSSLPVNCPLAHMERTVAEVLRKMVRKYSGKRPEVIAIAVENPSAVLTDELNERLSGKSHVGFGISALRKVVDGHPKENQSDRTNAEEDITIRHSVKPSQQNLEGEGTELERLLPEEDTTTSSSSSAEGLLSDSGDSDDFWKAFIASSSHVDKVAKANNGFVARSKEVLQVEKDGIEGSKDESLELSNAQPISSKPVKRNKWKPEEVKQLIHLRGELNSRFQVVKGRMALWEEISGSLLSDGITRSAGECKSRWASLVQKYEETKSGNKSKKSWPYFEEMDRILSDIDAVATK from the exons ATGCACTCGGCGTTTCCGGAGGGTTTCGCTATCTCCCAGAGGCCGAGAATGGCTGCTTTCGGTGCTCTTTCGCTATGTCCGTATAGCCCTTTGTGCCGGCCGAACCCTACGAGAAAACGTTCCGTTTCGTGCTCTCTTGGTTCTCAAACTAGCATAG GTACTGGTGGATCTAAATTACCGCGTAAGAGAATGGGAAGAAAGGAAGGGCCAAAGAAAAGCATGGAAGACTCGGTTCAGCGCAAGATGGAAGAATTTTATGAAGGGTCTGATGGTCCACCCCTTCGTGTCCTTCCAATTGGTGGCCTGGGTGAAATTGGGATGAATTGCATGCTTGTTGGAAATTATGATCGCTATATTCTTATTGATGCTGGTGTCATGTTTCCAGA TGATGAGCTTGGAGTCCAAAAAATTATTCCCGATACCACATTTATCAAAAGATGGAGTCACAAAATTGAAGCAGTAGTTATAACACATGGTCATGAAGATCACATTGGTGCGTTGCCTTGG GTAATACCAGCTTTGGATTCTCGTACGCCAATATTTGCGTCTTCCTTCACGATGGAG CTTATTAAAAAGCGTCTAAAGGAGAATGGGATTTTTCTTCCATCTAGACTTAAGCTATTTCGAACGAGGAGGAAGTTTATGGCTGGTCCATTTGAAATAGAGCCTATCACGGTCACCCATTCTATTCCTGATTGTTGTGGATTAGTTCTTCGCTGTGCTGATGGTACGATTCTTCATACTGGGGACTGGAAG ATTGACGAAACACCATTAGACGGTAAAGTTTTTGATCGTGAAGCTTTGGAGGAACTTTCAAAAGAAGGAGTGACATTG ATGATGAGTGACTCAACAAATATTCTCTCACCTGGAAGGACAATTAGTGAATCTGTAGTGGCAGATGCATTGTTGAGGCAAATTTCAGCAGCTAAAGGAAGGGTTATTACAACTCAGTTTGCATCAAATATACACCGCCTTGGAAGTATAAAAGCTGCTGCTGATTTAACTGGCAGAAAATTG GTATTTGTTGGCATGTCCTTAAGAACATATCTGGATGCAGCTTGGAAGGATGGAAAGGCACCTATTGATCCATCAACTTTG GTGAAAGTTGAGGATATTGATGCCTACGCTCCAAAGGATTTGTTAATTGTCACGACTGGCTCTCAA GCAGAACCACGTGCTGCCCTAAATCTTGCATCATATGGAAGTAGCCATTCTCTCAAACTGAGCAAGGAAGATGTAATCTTGTACTCAGCTAAG GTAATCCCTGGCAATGAATCTCGAGTGATGAAAATGTTAAACCGGTTATCAGAGATTGGATCTTCCATTGTAATGGGTAAGAATGAGGGCCTGCATACATCTGGTCATGCGCATCGTGGAGAATTG GAAGAAGTACTTCAAATTGTGAAGCCACAACATTTTTTGCCCATACACGGAGAACTCTTGTTTCTGAAAGAGCATGAATTGCTTGGAAGATCAACTGGTATCCGACACAGTTGT GTTATAAAGAATGGGGAGATGCTTGGGGTCTCTCATTTGAGAAACAGAAGAGTTCTTTCTAGTGGTTTCACTTCCCTAGGGAAAGAGAATTTGCAG TTGATGTATAATGATGGTGATAAAGCCTTTGGTACATCAACAGAACTTTGCATTGATGAGAGACAAAGAATTGCATCAGATGGCATTATAGTGATCAG TATGGAAATTTTACGCCCTCAAAATGTAGATGGCCTGAGTGAAAATAGCTTGAAAGGGAAGGTAAGAATCACTACAAGATGCTTATGGCTTGACAAAGGGAAGCTCTTAGATGCACTCCATAAAGCTGCTCATGCTGCACTTTCGAGTCTTCCTGTGAATTGTCCTCTAGCTCACATGGAAAGAACTGTGGCTGAGGTATTGAGGAAGATGGTAAGGAAATACAGTGGTAAAAGACCTGAAGTCATTGCCATTGCTGTGGAGAACCCTTCAGCAGTTCTCACCGATGAGCTGAATGAAAGGCTCTCTGGCAAGTCTCATGTTGGTTTTGGGATATCAGCATTGAGAAAAGTAGTTGATGGACATCCAAAAGAAAATCAGTCCGATAGGACAAATGCAGAagaagacataaccattagacATTCCGTGAAACCTTCACAACAAAATTTGgaag GTGAAGGTACTGAACTCGAAAGATTACTACCTGAGGAAGACACCACAACTTCAAGTTCCAGCTCTGCAGAAGGACTTTTATCTGATTCCGGGGATTCAGATGACTTCTGGAAAGCTTTCATTGCATCATCGTCGCATGTTGACAAAGTGGCAAAAGCTAACAATGGTTTTGTTGCACGCTCAAAAGAAGTGTTGCAGGTTGAGAAAGATGGTATTGAAGGTAGTAAAGATGAGTCCTTAGAATTGTCAAATGCTCAGCCAATATCCTCCAAGCCTGTGAAGCGGAATAAATGGAAACCTGAGGAGGTGAAGCAGCTAATTCATTTGCGTGGGGAATTAAATAGCAGATTCCAAGTTGTGAAGGGGAGAATGGCCCTCTGGGAAGAGATATCTGGAAGCTTGTTGTCTGATGGGATCACACGAAGTGCAGGGGAATGCAAATCTCGCTGGGCATCTCTGGTTCAGAAATACGAG GAGACCAAGAGTGGGAACAAAAGCAAGAAGAGCTGGCCATATTTCGAGGAAATGGACAGAATTTTGTCTGATATTGATGCAGTGGCAACGAAGTGA
- the LOC133875460 gene encoding putative calcium-binding protein CML19, whose product MKKGEDFERVFQCFDEDGDGKISASDLGHRLGLMGGGEVFLQEAKFAVEALDSDGDGFLGLEDFVGLMEVGGEEEKMKDLREAFSMYDMEGCGFITPMSLKRMLSRLGESKSVDECRVMINQFDLNGDGALSFEEFRVMMQ is encoded by the coding sequence ATGAAGAAAGGCGAAGACTTTGAGCGTGTTTTCCAATGCTTCGACGAAGATGGCGATGGGAAAATATCAGCCTCAGACTTGGGGCATCGGCTGGGTCTCATGGGCGGCGGAGAAGTGTTTTTGCAGGAGGCCAAGTTTGCAGTCGAGGCATTGGATTCCGACGGAGATGGTTTCTTGGGTTTGGAGGATTTTGTTGGGCTAATGGAAGTAGGGGGAGAGGAAGAGAAGATGAAGGATTTGAGAGAGGCTTTTTCAATGTATGATATGGAAGGGTGTGGGTTTATCACACCCATGAGTTTGAAAAGGATGCTCAGCAGATTGGGGGAGTCAAAATCTGTTGATGAGTGCAGGGTGATGATCAATCAGTTTGATTTGAATGGAGATGGTGCCCTTAGTTTTGAAGAATTCAGAGTTATGATGCAGTAA